In Chryseobacterium gleum, a single genomic region encodes these proteins:
- a CDS encoding HlyD family secretion protein — MKKIIYILSIAGILASCENKPKVSQTIQGKTEREEIAVVGKIAGRIDKILISEGALVKKGDTLAILEIPEVDAKKSQAQGAVKSAQAQYEMSVHGATANQLAQLYAKKSALVEQYEFAKKSLARMNAMVKDSLVPQQQYDEVFAKYQGAKSQMIAVDAEIADVKNGVRIEQQTMALGQKDRAQGALEEVQVAEKERYIIAPQDMKIESITLKLGELALPGYTLFKGSLNNSIYFRFTIPESQLANYAQGKEINVHIPYKNRDIKGKIRNIKQIGAYANIATAYPDYEVQDALYEILIDPINIQQANDILSKTTVTLKP, encoded by the coding sequence ATGAAAAAAATTATTTACATACTAAGCATTGCAGGCATTTTAGCTTCTTGTGAGAATAAACCGAAAGTATCACAAACCATCCAGGGAAAAACCGAGCGGGAAGAGATTGCAGTAGTAGGCAAAATAGCAGGCAGAATAGATAAAATTCTGATCAGCGAGGGAGCTCTTGTTAAAAAGGGAGATACATTGGCGATATTGGAAATCCCAGAAGTAGACGCAAAAAAATCACAGGCACAGGGAGCGGTAAAATCTGCTCAGGCACAATATGAGATGAGTGTACACGGTGCTACTGCCAATCAGTTGGCACAGCTCTATGCCAAGAAATCCGCTTTGGTAGAGCAATATGAGTTTGCAAAAAAATCCCTGGCAAGAATGAACGCAATGGTAAAGGATTCATTGGTTCCGCAACAGCAATATGATGAAGTATTCGCAAAGTATCAGGGAGCCAAATCACAAATGATAGCCGTAGATGCAGAAATTGCCGATGTTAAAAACGGGGTCCGCATAGAACAGCAAACAATGGCGTTGGGACAAAAAGACCGTGCTCAAGGAGCTTTGGAAGAAGTACAGGTTGCCGAAAAAGAAAGGTATATCATTGCACCACAGGATATGAAAATAGAATCGATCACATTGAAGCTGGGGGAACTGGCACTACCAGGATATACGCTTTTCAAAGGTTCTCTTAATAATTCCATATATTTCCGCTTTACTATTCCTGAAAGCCAATTGGCAAATTATGCACAAGGAAAAGAAATCAATGTGCATATACCTTACAAAAATCGGGATATCAAAGGGAAAATCAGAAATATAAAACAAATAGGCGCCTATGCTAATATTGCTACAGCATATCCTGATTATGAAGTGCAGGACGCTTTGTATGAAATATTGATAGACCCTATTAACATCCAACAAGCAAACGATATCCTAAGCAAAACAACAGTAACGCTAAAACCTTAA
- a CDS encoding ABC transporter permease: protein MKTFLNLIKREFGLFWSNKVLRILFIGAPLMYGVLLGYVYSKGKVTDLPIIVVDYDQSSLSRKAIEMMNDNEVLSVARLQFDETNLNRLMIEKDATCVVIIPKDFEKDVLTKRYPEVTTIINTANVLTANYSSSALQLVLGTLKAGTQVETLRKQGVPENLLMSQYEPFKTTFIKKNNRSTNYMYFLWPGVLATVLQQVLLLGLALSFASEFENGTFKYLVQKSRSAFMLILVKIVPYLIMSFGIWLMYWGFTKWFRIPFYENIFPLTLIAGVFVISVCFIGILVSILVPNQLKATEILMVIATPSFILSGFTWPLSQMPVWVQHIANIIPLTHFLPAFRILIIEKGAVDLTYPYVIKMIIIGTVSAIASYSVLWYKVRKIKKDKL from the coding sequence ATGAAAACATTTCTCAATCTGATCAAACGGGAGTTCGGTTTGTTCTGGAGCAACAAGGTTCTCAGAATTTTGTTTATTGGGGCTCCTTTGATGTACGGTGTTTTGTTGGGATATGTTTACAGCAAAGGGAAAGTGACAGATTTACCAATCATCGTGGTAGATTATGACCAAAGCTCACTCAGCCGGAAAGCAATCGAAATGATGAATGACAACGAAGTTTTGTCTGTTGCAAGGCTGCAGTTTGACGAGACAAACCTCAATCGTTTGATGATTGAGAAAGATGCAACCTGCGTCGTTATTATCCCAAAAGATTTTGAGAAAGATGTGCTGACAAAACGTTATCCTGAAGTCACTACCATAATCAATACAGCAAATGTATTGACCGCAAATTATTCTTCATCAGCACTTCAGCTGGTCTTAGGAACCCTCAAAGCAGGAACACAGGTCGAAACCTTACGTAAACAAGGAGTTCCGGAAAATTTGCTAATGAGTCAGTATGAGCCATTTAAAACCACGTTTATAAAAAAGAACAACAGAAGCACCAACTATATGTATTTTTTGTGGCCTGGTGTTTTGGCTACTGTGCTTCAGCAGGTATTGTTATTGGGGCTTGCTCTTTCTTTTGCTTCCGAGTTTGAAAACGGCACTTTCAAATATCTGGTACAAAAAAGCCGTTCTGCATTTATGCTGATATTGGTTAAAATCGTGCCTTATCTCATAATGAGCTTCGGGATATGGCTGATGTACTGGGGTTTTACCAAGTGGTTCAGAATTCCTTTTTATGAAAACATTTTTCCGCTTACTCTAATAGCGGGTGTTTTTGTAATCTCGGTCTGCTTTATAGGAATTTTGGTAAGTATCCTTGTCCCGAACCAACTGAAAGCTACGGAAATCCTTATGGTTATTGCCACACCCAGCTTTATCCTGTCAGGATTTACCTGGCCGCTCAGCCAAATGCCAGTTTGGGTTCAGCACATTGCAAATATCATCCCGCTTACACATTTCCTGCCTGCCTTTAGAATACTTATCATAGAAAAAGGCGCTGTAGACCTCACCTATCCTTATGTTATAAAAATGATAATCATAGGAACAGTAAGCGCCATTGCCAGCTATAGCGTTTTATGGTACAAAGTCCGAAAAATTAAAAAGGATAAACTGTAG
- a CDS encoding helix-turn-helix domain-containing protein yields MKAYESIKEILSFYQVHCDEPYYISSGKLIFEFPKRLFRMDFYAFCICVSGSIDLEIDNHHYNISQNGFLISAPSTIIKFVNTSKDFRMKVLFFEKNFLLKNISNPFFIENLSLFNKTTFNVVISNEASSKHLINLLEYLQQQTTRNGRFTEDILRTIIINILLEVAVLIDEDRKDNAYLTPKDNNNIFFKFNELVKENILQHKDVQYYADKLFITNKYLILIVKKATGKTPHQIIDEALLKEACVLLGYPEKNISQIAFETGFNSTSAFGRFFKKHASISPQRYRRQQHF; encoded by the coding sequence ATGAAAGCTTACGAAAGTATTAAAGAAATATTATCTTTTTATCAGGTACACTGTGATGAACCTTACTATATATCTTCAGGAAAACTCATTTTTGAATTCCCAAAAAGACTGTTCCGCATGGATTTTTATGCATTCTGCATCTGTGTTTCCGGTAGTATTGATTTAGAAATTGATAATCACCATTACAATATATCCCAAAACGGATTCCTGATATCTGCTCCGTCAACAATTATAAAATTTGTAAATACCAGCAAAGATTTCCGCATGAAGGTTCTATTCTTTGAAAAGAATTTCCTGCTTAAGAACATTTCTAATCCATTTTTTATCGAGAATCTGTCTCTATTCAATAAAACTACCTTTAATGTAGTTATTTCCAACGAAGCAAGTAGTAAACACTTAATCAATTTGTTGGAATATCTTCAGCAGCAGACCACGAGGAATGGTCGTTTTACAGAAGATATTCTTCGTACTATTATTATTAATATTTTGTTGGAAGTTGCAGTCCTAATTGATGAAGACAGAAAAGACAACGCATATCTAACTCCAAAAGATAATAATAATATTTTTTTTAAATTCAACGAATTGGTAAAAGAAAATATTTTGCAGCATAAGGACGTACAATACTATGCAGACAAGCTATTCATTACCAACAAATATCTTATTCTGATTGTAAAAAAAGCTACTGGCAAAACTCCACATCAGATTATTGATGAGGCCTTATTAAAAGAAGCATGCGTTCTGCTCGGCTATCCAGAAAAAAATATCTCTCAGATTGCATTTGAAACAGGCTTTAATTCTACCTCTGCATTCGGTCGTTTTTTTAAAAAGCATGCGTCAATATCGCCCCAAAGGTACCGAAGACAACAGCATTTTTAA
- a CDS encoding oleate hydratase, translated as MSNSNKHAYFIGGGLASLAGAVYLLEDGDFKGENIHIIEALPILGGSNDGAGTKEKGFICRGGRMLNEETYENFWELTSRIPSLDVPNISVKDEILAFDHANPTNAKARLIDKNGNILPVTDMGFNTQDRMKFVKLFFADENDLDNITIRDWFDDHFFTTNFWYMWQTTFAWQEWSSIFEFQRYMKRMLLEFSRIETLEGVTRTPYNQYESVILPVKAFLDQHKVDFSLRKTVTDLDFADDDGITVTGIECINAEGKTEKITVKEGDLVFFTNGCITDNSNNGDYNTPAKYLPLNPPSFALWRKIANKKPGKLGNPDPFFTKPDETKWYSFTPTFKGNKFLKLIEEYTGNKPGSGALMTFKDSSWRMSIVVAAQPHFKAQGDDTTILWGYGLYPDAVGDYVKKPMIDCTGEEILTELIHHLHFEKHEQEIKDSVINVIPCMMPYIDALFQPRAKKDRPAVVPEGSTNLAMISQFVEIPEDMVFTEEYSVRAARIAVYTLLGLDKKVTPVTEHWKKPDVLAKAIHTSYRN; from the coding sequence ATGAGCAATTCGAACAAACATGCATATTTCATCGGAGGTGGATTGGCAAGTCTTGCCGGTGCCGTATATCTGTTAGAAGACGGAGACTTTAAAGGCGAAAACATTCACATCATTGAAGCCCTGCCGATTTTGGGTGGTAGCAACGATGGTGCGGGAACTAAAGAAAAAGGATTTATTTGTCGTGGCGGGCGTATGCTCAACGAAGAAACCTATGAAAACTTTTGGGAATTAACATCCCGTATTCCTTCTCTGGATGTCCCGAACATTTCCGTAAAAGACGAAATTCTGGCATTTGACCACGCGAATCCGACAAATGCAAAAGCGCGGTTGATTGACAAGAACGGAAACATTTTACCCGTAACGGATATGGGTTTCAACACTCAGGACCGGATGAAATTTGTGAAATTGTTTTTTGCCGATGAAAATGATTTAGACAACATTACCATTCGTGATTGGTTTGACGACCATTTTTTTACGACCAACTTCTGGTATATGTGGCAAACCACTTTCGCCTGGCAGGAATGGAGCAGCATTTTTGAATTTCAACGCTATATGAAACGTATGCTGTTGGAATTTTCAAGAATCGAAACACTCGAAGGGGTTACCAGAACACCATACAACCAATATGAATCCGTTATCTTACCGGTGAAGGCATTTTTGGATCAGCACAAAGTGGACTTTTCATTAAGAAAAACCGTTACCGATTTGGATTTTGCCGATGATGATGGCATTACCGTAACGGGAATAGAATGCATCAATGCAGAAGGAAAAACAGAGAAAATAACTGTGAAGGAAGGCGATTTGGTATTCTTTACCAACGGATGTATTACAGACAATTCTAATAACGGCGATTATAATACGCCTGCAAAATATTTGCCGTTAAATCCGCCAAGTTTTGCACTATGGCGTAAAATTGCCAACAAGAAACCCGGCAAATTGGGTAACCCAGACCCGTTCTTTACAAAACCGGACGAGACAAAATGGTATTCTTTCACACCAACATTCAAAGGAAATAAATTTCTGAAACTTATTGAAGAATACACTGGCAACAAGCCGGGCAGCGGAGCTTTGATGACATTTAAAGATTCATCGTGGCGAATGTCAATTGTGGTGGCTGCACAACCGCATTTCAAAGCGCAAGGCGATGATACTACCATTCTTTGGGGCTACGGATTATATCCAGATGCAGTGGGAGATTATGTGAAAAAGCCGATGATTGATTGCACGGGTGAAGAAATTTTGACAGAGTTGATTCATCATTTGCATTTTGAAAAACACGAACAGGAAATAAAAGATAGCGTTATCAATGTTATTCCGTGTATGATGCCTTACATCGATGCGTTGTTTCAACCAAGAGCTAAAAAAGACCGCCCTGCAGTTGTTCCTGAAGGCAGCACCAACCTAGCAATGATTAGTCAGTTTGTAGAAATACCGGAAGATATGGTATTCACAGAAGAATATTCGGTTCGTGCAGCACGCATCGCGGTATATACCCTACTCGGTCTCGATAAAAAAGTAACTCCAGTAACGGAACACTGGAAAAAACCAGACGTGTTGGCAAAAGCCATCCACACCTCTTACAGAAATTAA
- a CDS encoding alpha/beta fold hydrolase yields MAKQTSGYINRKKIANSGTHNLFYELFEPINEPPKATLLILHGMQEHSGRYKNFAEYLAKNGFAVLLYDHLGHGKTAENREELGYFQKENPKQQLIDDAATMAAFLENNYPNISHFLLGHSMGSFIARCLLQNQKDVFKGAVIVGTGGKINGIGLAKFFLSINNIITPKHRSKFINRTFSKIINQHFKGEKDGDLTSWLSLSKSNRESFCRDSLCGVPFTNNGFYALVSLNQQATERKWAERIPKEFPFLFVSGADDPIGDFGKGVEKTVAQMQEDGFTDVKTKIYLDMRHEILNEDIKEYVYEDIRDWLNKKIQQLEK; encoded by the coding sequence ATGGCAAAACAAACATCAGGATATATAAACAGGAAGAAAATTGCCAACTCAGGTACGCACAATCTTTTTTATGAATTATTCGAACCAATAAATGAACCTCCAAAGGCTACACTCCTTATACTACACGGGATGCAGGAGCATAGCGGTCGTTATAAAAATTTTGCGGAATATCTGGCGAAGAACGGTTTTGCAGTTCTATTATATGACCATCTCGGACACGGAAAAACGGCGGAAAATCGGGAAGAACTTGGCTATTTTCAAAAAGAAAATCCCAAGCAGCAACTGATAGACGATGCCGCAACGATGGCAGCATTTTTAGAAAACAACTACCCTAACATTTCTCACTTTTTACTGGGGCATTCTATGGGGTCTTTCATTGCAAGATGCTTACTTCAGAATCAGAAAGATGTTTTTAAAGGAGCGGTCATCGTAGGAACGGGCGGAAAAATCAACGGAATCGGTTTGGCTAAATTTTTCCTGTCCATCAACAATATTATTACTCCAAAACACCGGAGCAAATTCATCAACAGAACTTTTTCAAAAATTATTAATCAACATTTTAAAGGCGAGAAAGATGGCGACCTTACCAGTTGGCTGAGCCTCAGCAAATCCAACCGGGAATCATTTTGCAGGGACAGCCTATGCGGAGTACCTTTTACCAATAATGGTTTTTACGCATTAGTTTCTCTAAATCAACAGGCAACGGAAAGAAAATGGGCAGAAAGAATACCAAAAGAATTTCCCTTTCTTTTTGTAAGCGGAGCTGATGATCCGATAGGAGACTTCGGAAAAGGTGTGGAAAAAACGGTAGCGCAAATGCAAGAAGATGGTTTTACAGATGTTAAAACAAAAATCTATCTTGACATGCGGCACGAAATACTTAATGAGGATATTAAAGAATATGTATATGAAGATATAAGGGATTGGCTCAATAAAAAAATACAGCAATTGGAAAAGTAG
- a CDS encoding MlaE family ABC transporter permease produces MIKIRSFLQETGNIAQFTKNYFLLGFRPPYEIKELLAQCYLIGYKSLGLISMTGFIIGLVLTMQLRPSLVRYGVESQLPVMVGIAIIREIAPVIAALIFAGKIASSIGAELGSMRVTEQIDAMEVSGTHPFKYLVATRVLATTFMLPVLIILADAISLYGAWIGVNIGGTTSLSLFYSQVFDSLDFSDIIPAFIKSFFFGFAVGIVGAYKGYNAVKGTRGVGNAANSAVVLSSILIFVLDLIAVQITGILGYN; encoded by the coding sequence ATGATTAAAATACGTAGTTTTTTACAGGAAACAGGCAATATCGCGCAGTTTACCAAAAATTACTTTTTATTAGGCTTCCGCCCGCCATATGAAATAAAGGAACTGCTTGCACAATGCTATCTCATAGGTTACAAATCTTTGGGGCTTATTTCCATGACAGGCTTTATTATCGGTTTGGTCCTTACGATGCAGTTGCGGCCAAGCCTCGTACGCTATGGTGTGGAATCCCAGCTGCCTGTAATGGTAGGTATCGCCATAATCCGTGAAATAGCACCTGTAATCGCCGCTCTCATCTTTGCAGGTAAAATTGCAAGTAGCATCGGGGCAGAGCTGGGCTCTATGCGGGTTACCGAACAGATAGATGCGATGGAAGTAAGCGGTACGCACCCTTTTAAATACCTTGTTGCCACACGTGTCCTGGCGACAACATTTATGCTCCCCGTACTTATCATTCTGGCGGATGCCATTTCACTATATGGTGCCTGGATAGGTGTTAACATTGGCGGGACGACAAGCCTGTCGCTTTTCTATTCACAGGTTTTTGACTCCTTGGATTTCAGTGACATCATCCCTGCTTTCATCAAAAGCTTTTTTTTCGGTTTTGCAGTGGGAATCGTGGGTGCCTATAAAGGCTATAATGCAGTAAAAGGAACACGGGGCGTGGGGAACGCCGCCAATTCAGCGGTCGTACTCTCCTCTATCCTTATCTTCGTCTTGGACCTGATTGCGGTACAGATAACAGGCATTCTCGGGTATAATTAA
- a CDS encoding ABC transporter ATP-binding protein, translating to MAETKTAANYNNDNGPAIVIEDIYKSFGEKKVLNGFNLTVNKNENVVVLGKSGTGKSVLIKCIVRLLTPDSGRIMISGQDIVQLENQELDKARSKIGFLFQGNAIYDSMTIRENLEFPLRRRWFRLKQDEIDARVEEALDSVGLKHTVDLMPSELSGGMLKRIALARTVILKPEIILYDEPTTGLDTVTAKEIDSLIMDIHKKYKTSSIIISHDMNCVKNTADRVVLLLDGKCYAQGTYQEFESSDDENIKQFFD from the coding sequence ATGGCGGAAACAAAAACAGCAGCAAACTACAATAATGACAATGGACCGGCCATCGTCATTGAAGATATTTATAAAAGCTTTGGTGAAAAAAAAGTGCTTAATGGTTTTAACCTAACGGTCAATAAGAACGAAAATGTTGTAGTTCTCGGAAAATCAGGCACGGGAAAATCTGTTCTTATCAAATGTATCGTCAGGCTTTTAACACCAGATAGCGGTAGGATAATGATTTCCGGACAGGATATTGTGCAATTGGAAAATCAAGAGCTGGATAAGGCACGCTCAAAAATAGGTTTTCTTTTTCAGGGAAATGCCATCTATGATTCTATGACCATCCGCGAAAATCTGGAATTCCCTTTAAGAAGACGGTGGTTCCGGCTGAAGCAGGATGAAATTGACGCACGGGTTGAAGAAGCACTCGATAGTGTGGGGCTTAAACATACCGTAGACCTTATGCCATCCGAATTGTCGGGAGGGATGCTGAAAAGAATAGCTCTGGCACGTACTGTCATCCTTAAGCCGGAAATCATCCTTTATGATGAACCTACCACCGGACTCGATACGGTAACAGCAAAAGAAATTGACAGCCTCATAATGGATATACATAAAAAATACAAAACATCATCTATAATTATCTCACACGATATGAACTGTGTGAAAAATACGGCCGACAGAGTAGTCTTGCTGCTTGACGGAAAATGCTACGCACAAGGTACTTATCAGGAATTTGAAAGTTCTGATGACGAAAATATTAAACAATTTTTTGATTAA
- a CDS encoding MlaD family protein has translation MNKNNIKLGLFVISGFILMMAVFFYIGSGSGIFTSKFELRARFKNSNGLREGSNVLFSGMQAGSVKSVKLSGRDDIEVIMLIDKDIAKHIDNNAKASIGTEGIIGNAVVNILPYGRPGRPVQEKEYLTADTKPGVDEILNTLSASNNNIQDISKSLKNTVHKIDSSQILKLINDKAFAENLKLSILKIRQSTENIENLSSTAEAIITSTRQGKGATGLLLANKDFESQLKQTFNNVNAASNNLNTVSNELIIVGKNLQAFSKNIENGKGPINALITDTVLTKNINNSLYNIEKGTEGFNQNMEALKHNFLFRGYFRKQEKKKKEAEKQNLQR, from the coding sequence ATGAATAAAAATAATATCAAGCTCGGCTTATTTGTAATTTCGGGGTTTATACTTATGATGGCTGTTTTCTTTTACATCGGCAGCGGTTCAGGCATTTTTACCAGCAAATTTGAGCTCAGGGCAAGATTCAAAAACTCCAATGGACTCAGAGAAGGAAGCAATGTGCTATTTTCAGGGATGCAGGCAGGTTCTGTAAAGTCAGTAAAATTGTCCGGAAGGGATGATATAGAGGTCATTATGCTTATAGACAAAGATATTGCAAAGCATATAGACAATAATGCCAAAGCCTCGATTGGAACAGAAGGCATTATCGGCAATGCGGTGGTCAATATTTTGCCTTACGGTAGGCCGGGCAGACCAGTGCAGGAAAAAGAATATCTCACGGCAGATACCAAACCGGGTGTGGATGAAATACTCAACACGCTATCGGCAAGCAACAACAATATACAGGATATATCCAAATCTCTTAAAAACACTGTGCATAAAATTGACAGCAGCCAGATTTTAAAATTAATTAATGACAAGGCGTTTGCCGAAAACTTAAAATTATCCATCCTGAAAATACGCCAAAGCACGGAAAATATAGAAAACCTGAGCAGTACTGCAGAAGCCATCATTACGTCTACACGCCAAGGAAAAGGAGCAACTGGGCTTCTCCTTGCCAACAAAGATTTTGAGTCCCAGCTTAAGCAGACTTTCAATAACGTCAATGCCGCCAGCAATAATCTTAATACAGTAAGCAATGAACTTATCATAGTTGGTAAAAACCTGCAGGCATTCAGTAAAAATATAGAAAATGGAAAAGGACCGATAAATGCCCTTATCACTGATACCGTTCTTACAAAAAACATCAATAACAGCCTTTACAATATCGAAAAGGGAACCGAAGGCTTCAACCAGAATATGGAGGCTCTGAAGCATAATTTTCTCTTCAGAGGTTACTTCCGCAAGCAGGAAAAAAAGAAAAAGGAAGCCGAAAAACAGAATCTCCAAAGATAA
- a CDS encoding oleate hydratase, whose protein sequence is MYYSNGNYEAFARPKKPANIEQKSAVLIGSGLASLAAAAFLIRDAQMEGNKIRILEELALPGGSMDGIWNEQKGYIIRGGREMETHFETLWDLFRSIPSLETEGVSVLDEYYWLNKEDPSFSHARVIENRGERLPTDGKLTLSQKAIHELIALVLLPEEKLQDVQIDQVFTEEFFQSNFWTYWATMFAFEPWASAMEMRRYVLRFIHHVGSVADMSSLRFTKYNQYESLIRPLVSYLESHGVTFQYNSQVQNILVENENGKKVAKKIEYIKDGNAESISLTENDLVFVTNGSITESSTYGDNHNPAPVADGIGGSWQLWQNLADQDDAFGKPEKFYKNIPEANWVISGSITFFDEKVIPYIEKITKKDPRSGSIVTSGPVTINDSNWWYGFSISRQPHFKAQKKNEVIVWVYGLYSHKPGNYIQKKITEATGIELCKEFLYHIGVPENEIAEIAQAANSIPCRMPYITSYFMPRALGDRPLVVPEGSVNLAFIGNFAETGKDTVFTTEYSVRTAMEAVYTLLDVDRGVPEVFASSYDIRVLLKSIYHLNDNKNLNEIEFPWLISILEKYGVKKIEGTYVEEILKEAKLL, encoded by the coding sequence ATGTATTACAGTAATGGAAATTACGAAGCATTTGCCCGCCCGAAAAAACCGGCAAATATTGAACAGAAATCTGCCGTTCTTATCGGTTCGGGATTAGCTTCATTGGCTGCTGCAGCTTTTTTGATACGCGATGCGCAAATGGAAGGAAACAAAATCCGTATTCTGGAAGAATTAGCTTTACCCGGTGGCAGTATGGACGGCATCTGGAATGAGCAGAAAGGCTACATCATACGAGGCGGACGGGAAATGGAAACACATTTCGAAACCCTTTGGGATTTGTTCCGCTCGATACCCTCATTAGAAACGGAAGGCGTTTCCGTACTGGACGAATATTATTGGCTCAATAAAGAAGACCCTAGCTTTTCCCACGCCCGTGTTATCGAAAACCGTGGAGAAAGACTGCCCACGGATGGTAAGCTTACCCTGTCCCAGAAAGCCATCCACGAACTTATAGCGCTGGTTCTTCTTCCTGAAGAAAAACTACAGGATGTACAGATAGACCAGGTATTTACAGAAGAATTTTTCCAATCCAACTTTTGGACATACTGGGCTACGATGTTCGCATTCGAACCTTGGGCAAGTGCGATGGAAATGCGCCGATATGTTCTTCGTTTCATCCATCACGTTGGCAGCGTAGCAGATATGTCCTCATTACGCTTCACGAAATACAACCAATATGAATCACTGATTCGTCCGTTGGTAAGCTACCTTGAGTCCCACGGTGTTACCTTCCAGTATAATAGCCAGGTTCAGAACATACTTGTAGAAAATGAAAACGGCAAAAAAGTAGCGAAGAAAATCGAATATATTAAGGATGGCAATGCAGAAAGCATCAGCCTGACCGAAAACGACCTGGTGTTTGTTACCAACGGCTCCATTACCGAAAGCAGTACATACGGTGACAATCATAACCCTGCTCCTGTTGCTGACGGCATTGGCGGAAGTTGGCAACTTTGGCAGAATCTGGCAGACCAGGATGATGCCTTTGGAAAACCCGAAAAGTTCTACAAAAACATTCCCGAAGCCAACTGGGTAATCTCCGGAAGCATTACCTTCTTCGACGAAAAAGTGATTCCGTATATAGAAAAAATAACAAAAAAAGACCCAAGAAGCGGTTCTATAGTGACTAGCGGACCTGTCACAATAAACGATTCTAACTGGTGGTATGGCTTTTCCATCAGCAGACAGCCCCACTTCAAGGCTCAGAAAAAAAATGAAGTAATTGTTTGGGTTTATGGGTTGTATTCTCATAAACCAGGAAATTATATCCAAAAGAAAATTACGGAAGCCACGGGGATAGAGCTTTGCAAAGAATTTTTATACCATATTGGTGTTCCTGAAAATGAAATTGCAGAAATTGCACAAGCTGCCAACAGCATCCCTTGCCGTATGCCTTATATCACATCTTACTTTATGCCTCGTGCATTGGGAGACCGCCCATTGGTGGTTCCAGAGGGTTCTGTGAACCTTGCTTTTATCGGTAATTTTGCCGAAACTGGAAAAGACACCGTATTCACGACCGAATATTCCGTGCGTACAGCAATGGAGGCAGTTTACACCCTTTTGGATGTAGACAGAGGTGTCCCAGAAGTTTTTGCTTCTTCATATGACATCAGGGTACTGCTGAAATCCATCTATCACCTTAATGACAATAAAAACCTAAATGAAATTGAATTTCCTTGGTTGATTTCAATCCTTGAAAAATATGGTGTCAAGAAAATAGAAGGTACTTATGTTGAAGAGATTTTAAAAGAAGCTAAGTTGTTATAA